In Lineus longissimus chromosome 9, tnLinLong1.2, whole genome shotgun sequence, one genomic interval encodes:
- the LOC135493341 gene encoding uncharacterized protein LOC135493341 has protein sequence MHDYKMSTPLFVAVLLVSVTASLACKGHYTPLIRGECMGHNLGSMIHGERHPGCRARCDDTPGCRGYWFKVDMPGRRLRCQLKSAMCNNAVGAGERQMGRMWQREGCPVVEPVVRPPPPAPVTHVHVINVPAPEPETQYITVPAPEPETQYITVPAPEPETQYVNVPSPQIIYGQQSPEPQVTYSYVPAAQQVVYSNKPESSSSSSSSEEDDD, from the exons ATG CACGATTACAAGATGTCAACTCCCTTGTTCGTCGCCGTTTTGCTAGTGTCCGTCACAG CTTCCCTGGCATGTAAAGGCCATTACACTCCTTTGATCAGGGGAGAGTGTATGGGTCACAATCTTGGGAGCATGATCCACGGCGAAAGACATCCAGGATGTCGGGCCAGATGTGACGACACCCCCGGCTGCAGAGGCTACTGGTTCAAAGTTGACATGCCCGGAAGAAGACTGAGGTGCCAGCTCAAGTCGGCCATGTGCAATAACGCGGTGGGGGCAGGAGAGCGCCAGATGGGACGAATGTGGCAACGAGAAG GCTGCCCTGTGGTCGAGCCTGTGGTTCGGCCACCGCCACCAGCTCCAGTCACCCACGTCCACGTGATCAACGTGCCCGCCCCGGAGCCCGAGACCCAGTACATCACTGTGCCCGCACCGGAGCCCGAGACGCAGTACATCACTGTGCCTGCACCAGAGCCCGAGACCCAGTATGTCAACGTTCCATCTCCTCAGATCATCTATGGCCAGCAATCTCCTGAGCCTCAGGTCACCTACAGTTATGTCCCTGCAGCACAACAAGTCGTGTACTCAAATAAACCCGAGTCGTCCTCGTCCTCGTCTTCATCAGAAGAGGACGACGATTAA
- the LOC135493345 gene encoding uncharacterized protein LOC135493345 isoform X2, translated as MKISIACIAYFVMVLVALLQNQVQGMSPLGQYTVCIRECETMIYLKKNSCWNLITPSCDEAHDSFVDFYLWARCMQESTAVCTDKYHECIQGCKEIHRSNVRKQRTRRIRINGEKN; from the exons ATGAAG ATCTCGATTGCATGCATCGCTTACTTCGTCATGGTTTTGGTAGCTCTACTACAGAATCAAGTCCAAG GGATGAGCCCATTGGGCCAGTACACCGTGTGCATCCGCGAGTGCGAGACCATGATCTACTTGAAAAAGAACAGCTGCTGGaacctcatcacaccatcaTGCGACGAAGCGCACGACAGTTTTGTTGACTTCTACCTGTGGGCGAGGTGCATGCAGGAGTCTACTGCGGTTTGTACGGACAAGTATCACGAATGCATCCAGGGGTGTAAGGAAATTCACCGTTCGAACGTCAGAAAACAGAGAACCAGGAGAATCAGGATAAACGGAGAGAAGAACTAA
- the LOC135493345 gene encoding uncharacterized protein LOC135493345 isoform X1 produces MSAIKISIACIAYFVMVLVALLQNQVQGMSPLGQYTVCIRECETMIYLKKNSCWNLITPSCDEAHDSFVDFYLWARCMQESTAVCTDKYHECIQGCKEIHRSNVRKQRTRRIRINGEKN; encoded by the exons ATGAGTGCAATAAAG ATCTCGATTGCATGCATCGCTTACTTCGTCATGGTTTTGGTAGCTCTACTACAGAATCAAGTCCAAG GGATGAGCCCATTGGGCCAGTACACCGTGTGCATCCGCGAGTGCGAGACCATGATCTACTTGAAAAAGAACAGCTGCTGGaacctcatcacaccatcaTGCGACGAAGCGCACGACAGTTTTGTTGACTTCTACCTGTGGGCGAGGTGCATGCAGGAGTCTACTGCGGTTTGTACGGACAAGTATCACGAATGCATCCAGGGGTGTAAGGAAATTCACCGTTCGAACGTCAGAAAACAGAGAACCAGGAGAATCAGGATAAACGGAGAGAAGAACTAA